One Corynebacterium uterequi DNA segment encodes these proteins:
- the cas5e gene encoding type I-E CRISPR-associated protein Cas5/CasD: protein MSYSLLLLLKGPLQSWGDESRYATRATGNSPTKSGVIGLLAAAQGRRRADPIEDLVSMDYAVRIDQSGSLLRDFQTSQNWQDSGKLESSLVNRYYLADAAFIAAVGSEDRSILCGMRDALLRPAFPLFLGRRSCPAPVNLDLGIYDLPVVDALKAHDTWYASEAHKRERGKVVELPIYRDGKPGETGVLRRDVPISYSQEDRKYGWRTVVYAGSKRVMNPKGTAVDPFFEAVIS from the coding sequence ATGAGCTACTCTTTGTTGCTCTTGCTAAAGGGGCCGTTACAATCATGGGGTGATGAGTCACGCTATGCGACTCGTGCTACCGGCAACAGCCCTACGAAATCGGGTGTCATCGGGTTGCTAGCCGCCGCCCAAGGACGCCGGCGGGCAGACCCAATCGAAGACCTTGTATCCATGGACTACGCGGTGCGTATTGATCAATCCGGTTCTCTGCTTCGGGATTTTCAGACATCGCAGAATTGGCAGGATTCGGGTAAACTGGAAAGCAGCTTGGTGAATCGCTATTATCTTGCAGATGCTGCATTTATTGCGGCAGTGGGTTCGGAGGATAGATCTATCCTGTGTGGCATGAGAGACGCGCTTCTAAGGCCTGCTTTTCCGTTGTTCCTTGGTAGGCGTTCCTGTCCGGCACCGGTTAACCTCGATCTCGGTATCTATGATTTGCCAGTGGTGGATGCGCTGAAAGCCCATGACACGTGGTATGCATCTGAGGCTCACAAGAGAGAAAGAGGGAAGGTCGTAGAACTCCCAATTTACCGAGATGGGAAGCCTGGCGAAACCGGTGTTCTTCGTCGTGACGTTCCGATTTCCTATTCTCAGGAGGATCGCAAGTACGGTTGGCGGACGGTTGTCTATGCGGGATCGAAACGGGTTATGAACCCAAAGGGTACTGCCGTAGATCCTTTCTTTGAGGCGGTGATTTCCTAG
- the cas7e gene encoding type I-E CRISPR-associated protein Cas7/Cse4/CasC: MSIVIDIHALQTIPPSLINRDDMGAPKSAIFGGVPRQRVSSQSWKRAIRRSFELTSEGMDVGLRSKRLPEQIVKRVLASGELTAPEALAAVQQLFKVAKIDLEVAKKKDDEAGGIDEIAYPTTKYLLFLSPEQINRAAEEIVAKNGEKFKKAEADAILDTKHSVDIAMFGRMLADAPMYNVDASVQVSHALSVHESQPEFDYYTAVDDVVEDAEETGAGMIGTTQMMSSTLYRFATVNLDGLAENLDSGEAAIIAAKGFISAFAESLPTGKQNSFAHNTLPELMYVAIRDTRSISLVNAFEEPVESSVVNRRLRAAEKLAGEERSIEEAYGMKPMAAFVVALNNFGEPFHDLAEKVTMSELLDRVESFLCDRSEVK, encoded by the coding sequence ATGTCCATCGTCATCGACATCCACGCGCTTCAGACTATCCCTCCCAGCCTGATCAACCGGGACGACATGGGGGCGCCGAAATCAGCAATCTTCGGGGGAGTTCCGCGCCAACGTGTCTCGTCGCAGTCGTGGAAGCGAGCCATTCGGCGGTCCTTCGAACTCACCAGTGAGGGTATGGACGTTGGCTTGCGTTCCAAGCGGCTGCCAGAGCAGATCGTGAAGCGAGTCCTTGCCAGTGGTGAACTCACCGCGCCTGAGGCGTTGGCTGCCGTCCAACAACTTTTCAAGGTCGCTAAAATTGACCTCGAAGTGGCAAAGAAGAAGGATGACGAAGCTGGCGGCATTGACGAGATAGCATACCCCACCACCAAGTATCTCCTATTTTTGAGCCCAGAGCAGATCAATCGTGCTGCGGAGGAGATTGTGGCCAAGAATGGAGAAAAATTTAAAAAGGCGGAAGCCGATGCAATTCTAGACACTAAGCATTCCGTTGATATTGCTATGTTCGGGCGAATGCTCGCGGATGCTCCAATGTATAACGTTGACGCTTCTGTTCAAGTATCCCACGCCCTGAGCGTCCATGAATCCCAACCGGAATTCGACTACTATACTGCAGTCGACGATGTGGTTGAAGACGCAGAGGAGACGGGAGCCGGGATGATCGGTACCACACAAATGATGTCCTCGACGCTCTATCGCTTCGCAACGGTGAATTTGGACGGACTTGCCGAGAACTTGGATAGCGGAGAAGCGGCAATCATTGCCGCGAAAGGTTTCATTTCCGCCTTCGCTGAGTCTCTTCCTACCGGCAAGCAGAACTCGTTCGCGCACAATACGCTGCCAGAACTTATGTATGTGGCGATCAGGGATACGCGGTCAATCTCCCTGGTCAACGCTTTTGAAGAGCCGGTAGAATCCTCCGTGGTTAATCGCAGACTCCGTGCAGCCGAGAAGCTCGCTGGTGAGGAGAGGAGCATTGAAGAAGCTTACGGTATGAAGCCGATGGCCGCTTTTGTTGTCGCGCTAAACAATTTCGGCGAGCCGTTCCATGATTTGGCCGAGAAGGTAACTATGTCAGAACTGCTCGATCGCGTTGAGTCCTTCTTGTGCGATCGTTCCGAGGTCAAGTAA
- the casB gene encoding type I-E CRISPR-associated protein Cse2/CasB, whose translation MANSKQGEKPNGESVFKDPLRTAVSSACSRLQGAYLGDKQSPAHHSSRARLAELRRGAGLKLEQNPLALELTIYSTFPEFEENLVGKGDRISDSERAAYFALSLFGVHMQSATMPMHVPVRTFANACGVLSSRRESSSVKHRVDAMLLASSEDARMIHVRSLVTLLRAEEIGFDYGKFAQDLRGLMNPKKRPSIQLTWGRDFALGFYRSQSPQQEP comes from the coding sequence ATGGCAAATTCAAAACAAGGTGAGAAACCGAACGGCGAGTCGGTTTTCAAAGACCCGTTGCGTACTGCAGTTAGTTCGGCTTGCAGCCGGCTGCAAGGGGCATACCTGGGAGATAAGCAATCGCCGGCCCATCACTCTTCCCGGGCCAGGCTAGCCGAACTCAGGCGAGGGGCAGGGCTGAAGCTAGAACAGAATCCGCTGGCCCTAGAATTGACGATCTATTCAACTTTCCCTGAATTTGAAGAAAATTTGGTAGGGAAGGGAGATCGGATCAGCGATTCGGAACGTGCCGCTTACTTCGCGCTCAGCCTTTTCGGTGTTCACATGCAATCAGCCACGATGCCCATGCATGTTCCGGTCAGGACATTCGCTAATGCCTGCGGTGTTCTCAGTAGCCGAAGGGAGTCATCTTCCGTTAAGCACAGAGTTGATGCAATGTTGCTCGCAAGTAGCGAAGACGCCCGGATGATCCATGTTCGTTCTCTGGTCACTCTTCTTCGTGCGGAAGAAATTGGTTTTGATTATGGCAAATTCGCCCAAGACCTCAGGGGACTCATGAACCCTAAGAAGCGCCCAAGCATCCAGCTAACATGGGGACGAGACTTTGCGCTGGGTTTCTACCGGTCCCAATCACCGCAACAGGAACCATAA
- the casA gene encoding type I-E CRISPR-associated protein Cse1/CasA, with the protein MYSLIDEPWIMVVTTEGERKMASLCQLFSGEIRAAYLQGDSAPQNYAVLRLLLAIFWRAHSPEAKVQAGRTFSYARWFEKTRRTLSEKACDEIALEYLERYRDRFDLLDTETPFMQVADLNTAKGEVKGIETIVPEIQQDYFTMRAGSTKGSLSIPEAARWLVYVQAFDYSGIKSGAVGDRRVKGGKGYPIGVGWSGMTGGTVVTGENLFETLIFNTTPMCLGSLDDRPVWERSPDGPGPRETVGEKSEPQGPADLATWQSRRVRLVPERDKIVAVVLSNGDKIPEAGANVFGDPMTPYRFSSNKSKKNHDVYYPRPYDPLRTMWRSLEALVVAEGDEGFSAREKAPKRPATLTNLAALADEVDGIPELLNIELVSVEYGSQSSSVANIFSASVGMPVVLLLQNSRYLRRTVREITGSTSECAIFLGQYAGQILAAAGGDYAFRPVVTDELLAELEEPFLQWLTKLAELPTSECLDQNPKIRNARASWEATVRSAVEERARILLRGAGPKALSGRMVINGEGARPGIVSAGTYYRNLLKKLDKELSMTVKVNVSRKESGDGKFKTR; encoded by the coding sequence ATGTACTCGTTGATCGACGAGCCGTGGATCATGGTAGTGACCACGGAAGGGGAAAGGAAGATGGCCAGCCTGTGCCAGCTGTTCTCCGGCGAAATCCGGGCGGCCTACCTGCAGGGTGACTCTGCGCCGCAGAACTATGCGGTGCTGCGGCTCTTGCTGGCGATTTTCTGGCGTGCCCACTCTCCCGAAGCCAAGGTCCAAGCCGGAAGGACCTTTAGCTACGCCCGCTGGTTCGAGAAAACGCGGCGGACCCTAAGCGAGAAGGCTTGTGACGAGATAGCATTGGAATACCTAGAAAGGTACCGAGACCGATTCGACCTCCTAGACACGGAGACGCCCTTCATGCAGGTGGCTGATCTTAACACGGCCAAAGGAGAAGTTAAAGGTATCGAGACCATCGTCCCGGAGATCCAACAGGATTACTTCACTATGAGAGCAGGCTCTACAAAAGGCTCTCTCTCAATCCCGGAGGCGGCACGATGGCTTGTCTATGTACAGGCCTTCGACTACTCGGGTATTAAATCCGGAGCCGTTGGGGACCGCCGTGTTAAGGGTGGGAAAGGTTATCCCATTGGAGTCGGTTGGAGTGGAATGACAGGAGGAACGGTTGTCACTGGCGAAAACTTGTTCGAGACGTTAATTTTTAACACCACGCCGATGTGTCTCGGCTCTCTCGACGACCGTCCTGTTTGGGAACGAAGTCCGGACGGTCCAGGGCCAAGAGAAACTGTTGGGGAGAAAAGCGAACCACAAGGACCCGCTGATCTGGCAACCTGGCAATCGCGCCGAGTGCGCCTCGTTCCGGAGAGGGACAAAATTGTTGCCGTTGTACTATCTAACGGTGATAAAATACCCGAAGCCGGAGCTAACGTCTTTGGTGATCCAATGACTCCCTACCGATTCTCGAGCAACAAATCCAAAAAGAACCATGATGTGTACTACCCGCGCCCGTACGATCCGCTGCGTACCATGTGGCGTTCACTAGAAGCGCTGGTGGTCGCCGAGGGGGACGAGGGATTTAGTGCTCGTGAAAAGGCGCCCAAGCGACCAGCGACCCTCACCAACCTCGCCGCATTGGCTGACGAGGTTGATGGCATCCCCGAGCTGCTGAATATAGAGCTAGTTTCGGTGGAATACGGATCGCAGTCATCCTCGGTAGCGAATATTTTCTCGGCAAGCGTAGGTATGCCGGTAGTTTTGCTTTTGCAAAACTCCCGATACCTGCGTCGCACCGTTCGAGAAATCACTGGTTCGACGAGTGAGTGTGCAATTTTCCTCGGGCAGTACGCGGGACAAATACTTGCTGCCGCAGGAGGGGATTATGCATTTCGTCCAGTGGTGACAGACGAGTTGCTCGCGGAACTCGAGGAACCCTTCCTACAGTGGTTGACAAAGCTGGCGGAACTGCCAACATCCGAATGTCTGGACCAAAACCCGAAGATCAGAAACGCCCGGGCGAGCTGGGAGGCTACTGTACGTTCTGCAGTAGAAGAAAGGGCTAGAATCCTTCTGCGTGGTGCAGGACCTAAAGCTCTGTCGGGACGAATGGTTATAAATGGAGAAGGGGCAAGGCCCGGCATAGTCTCCGCAGGAACCTATTATCGGAACTTGCTTAAAAAGCTGGACAAGGAGCTTTCGATGACTGTGAAGGTTAATGTGAGTAGAAAGGAAAGTGGAGATGGCAAATTCAAAACAAGGTGA
- a CDS encoding CRISPR-associated helicase/endonuclease Cas3: protein MNSPIASQAERWLAQRSTRARSLWAKSGTSEAHLSLVQHLIDTACVAEWLWTNWVSDSLAATLSRLWNLEPSAVKRLYCFLAGTHDVGKASVTFALMREDLDHLVAPIRSAGLSLTWPMGEGPGRKFPHGLASALILRDWLEDRKVRKSVSVRVAAVADAHHGFPTSIELSRAFRGHLEDYDSAWLAVHREILDSMAELTDVDAVLEQVNNAEEPPYGDAVQLMTGLVIMADWMASNELAFPYDEVMAHPERLNRGMEYIDVPAPWRPREVADDARAHYQEIFQWPDDYQPRPAQVAAVEAARRLDGPGLIVIEAPTGEGKTEAGLAAAHVIGHRSGAQGVFLGAPTMATANGLFERTVNWARRSSHSGEVMSMYLAHSKNRLSKDFSALRTPHSQVGYRDIGGDHASDNRDSGAVVAAQWLSGRKTGVLSDFVVGTVDQLLMLALQSRHSMLRHVGLAGKVIIIDEVHAYDAYMSQYLYRALQWLARYGASVILMSATLPPAQRRKLLHAYAVELSETAEEAVSDAAAETTGYPIITSVDRRGVRAITCPQRPTDLDATVELIDDSLELLRRRVTELLSEGGIGLIICNTIARAQNTYSALTAEFGEDVELHHAGFVAAQRTLKEDVLRDQLGPLARRGVGRPLRKIVVATQVAEQSLDIDADVLITDIAPIDLVIQRAGRVHRHQRPATDRPNALRKPAILIRGIERREPTPTFDAGTLAVYGEKLLLATLANLPSRFRRPDDIEDLVRRVYADDPGIPFGWHERWEAAVAEDTKQRDSAERRSASFMFPAPSRAERIEALFERMHSNNNDLPGAGEDQQGLAQVRDSDPAIEVIAVENTEYGYAPVGSPDMEVLAGMEPDWKQSWALAAHTLRLPSRMIRADKDFEDVLTYLERNTPGEWSKNPLLRGQVALNFDRTGSAVVGRFRLNYTQELGLCVSDGRRKENGAKE from the coding sequence TTGAACAGTCCCATCGCATCCCAAGCAGAACGCTGGCTCGCGCAGCGAAGCACCCGCGCCCGATCCTTGTGGGCGAAGTCCGGAACGTCGGAGGCGCACCTGAGCCTGGTGCAGCATCTAATCGACACGGCCTGCGTGGCTGAATGGCTATGGACCAACTGGGTATCGGATTCCTTGGCAGCTACGCTGAGCCGCCTGTGGAACCTGGAACCCAGCGCGGTCAAACGCCTCTACTGCTTCCTGGCGGGAACCCATGACGTGGGTAAGGCGAGCGTCACCTTCGCGCTCATGCGGGAAGATTTAGACCATCTTGTCGCACCCATTCGCAGCGCGGGACTGTCCTTGACCTGGCCGATGGGGGAGGGGCCGGGCAGAAAGTTCCCGCACGGGTTAGCCTCGGCGCTCATCCTTCGAGACTGGCTGGAGGACCGGAAAGTAAGGAAATCCGTGAGCGTCCGGGTTGCCGCCGTCGCCGATGCGCACCACGGATTTCCCACCTCAATAGAGTTGTCACGGGCGTTTCGAGGACACCTGGAGGATTACGATTCCGCCTGGTTGGCGGTTCATCGTGAAATCCTCGATTCGATGGCCGAGCTGACGGACGTTGACGCCGTGCTTGAGCAAGTGAACAACGCCGAGGAGCCGCCCTATGGTGACGCCGTCCAGCTCATGACCGGACTGGTCATCATGGCCGACTGGATGGCCTCGAACGAGCTGGCCTTCCCCTACGACGAGGTGATGGCCCACCCCGAGCGCCTTAACCGGGGGATGGAATACATCGACGTCCCGGCTCCCTGGCGGCCGCGAGAGGTGGCCGACGACGCCCGCGCCCACTACCAGGAGATTTTCCAGTGGCCGGACGACTATCAGCCGCGGCCCGCCCAGGTTGCCGCAGTCGAGGCGGCGCGGCGGCTGGATGGTCCGGGGCTGATCGTCATCGAGGCTCCGACCGGGGAAGGGAAAACCGAGGCGGGGCTAGCGGCCGCCCACGTCATCGGGCATCGAAGCGGGGCACAAGGCGTCTTCCTCGGAGCGCCCACCATGGCCACGGCGAATGGGCTCTTTGAGCGCACCGTCAACTGGGCCCGGAGGTCTTCGCACAGCGGAGAGGTCATGTCCATGTATCTGGCTCACTCCAAAAACCGGCTATCCAAGGATTTCTCGGCCCTACGAACTCCGCATTCTCAGGTGGGATACCGGGACATCGGCGGTGACCACGCTTCCGACAACCGGGACTCGGGAGCAGTCGTAGCGGCCCAATGGCTATCCGGGAGGAAGACCGGAGTTCTGTCCGACTTCGTGGTAGGAACCGTAGATCAACTGCTCATGCTGGCACTGCAGTCTCGTCATTCCATGCTCCGTCACGTAGGACTGGCAGGCAAAGTCATCATCATCGACGAGGTCCATGCCTATGACGCCTACATGTCCCAATACCTCTACCGCGCTTTGCAGTGGTTGGCGCGTTACGGCGCGTCAGTAATCCTCATGTCCGCCACGTTGCCACCGGCACAACGTCGCAAGCTGTTGCACGCCTACGCCGTGGAGCTCAGCGAAACCGCGGAAGAAGCGGTAAGCGATGCCGCCGCCGAAACAACCGGCTATCCCATCATCACCAGCGTGGACCGTCGGGGCGTAAGGGCAATAACCTGTCCGCAACGCCCCACGGACCTCGACGCCACAGTAGAGCTCATCGACGACTCACTCGAGCTTCTACGCCGGCGAGTGACCGAGCTTCTGAGCGAGGGAGGCATTGGGCTAATCATCTGCAACACCATCGCACGCGCCCAGAACACTTATTCCGCACTAACGGCCGAGTTCGGCGAGGATGTGGAATTGCACCACGCCGGGTTCGTTGCCGCCCAAAGAACCCTCAAGGAAGACGTCCTAAGAGATCAACTGGGACCGCTTGCCCGGAGGGGAGTGGGCCGACCGCTGAGGAAGATCGTGGTAGCCACGCAGGTGGCGGAACAAAGCCTCGACATTGATGCCGACGTACTCATCACGGACATAGCGCCCATCGACCTCGTAATCCAGCGCGCCGGACGGGTACACCGCCACCAACGGCCGGCGACGGACCGACCAAACGCTTTACGAAAGCCCGCGATCCTTATCCGCGGCATAGAACGCCGAGAGCCGACACCAACGTTCGACGCCGGGACCCTGGCGGTGTACGGAGAAAAACTCTTGCTCGCTACGTTGGCGAATCTTCCAAGCCGGTTCCGGCGACCCGATGACATCGAGGACCTCGTTCGACGCGTCTACGCCGACGACCCCGGGATACCGTTCGGCTGGCACGAGCGATGGGAGGCCGCCGTGGCCGAAGACACGAAGCAGAGGGATTCAGCCGAAAGACGATCAGCTAGCTTTATGTTCCCTGCCCCGAGCCGGGCTGAAAGAATAGAAGCCCTCTTTGAGCGGATGCATTCCAACAACAACGACCTACCAGGGGCCGGAGAGGACCAACAAGGTCTTGCCCAGGTTCGTGATTCCGATCCAGCCATCGAAGTGATCGCTGTTGAGAACACCGAATACGGCTACGCGCCCGTGGGAAGTCCGGACATGGAGGTCTTAGCTGGCATGGAGCCGGACTGGAAGCAGTCCTGGGCACTGGCGGCGCACACCCTTCGTCTGCCTTCGCGGATGATCCGGGCCGACAAGGACTTCGAGGACGTGTTGACGTACCTCGAGAGGAACACCCCCGGGGAGTGGTCTAAAAACCCCTTGTTGAGGGGCCAGGTTGCATTGAACTTTGACCGAACAGGTAGCGCCGTGGTGGGTCGCTTCCGGTTGAACTACACCCAAGAGCTTGGTCTATGCGTTTCGGACGGACGCCGGAAAGAAAACGGTGCAAAAGAGTGA
- a CDS encoding alpha/beta hydrolase domain-containing protein encodes MTYTISAPIVTGPLPVTATSYPFSTAARSRRPLDLSRFGFVEEEYLITGDAGVYERRDDAVERIDLEPYVTRVLVRRPQEQPSGTVWMSVLNASQGYDIEDDWRRAWNYIIGQRDTYVAVTAKPIQASALRQFDALRYRDLRFGYQPPLLDAEPGWDPFQTLADCEEGLAWDILAQTAVWVRSGGVGPTPDHVFLMGQSQSAVYTNTFLTYFHDLLRDGEGAHLFDGYLPGVGATLVRSLHQREQQRNPLALGDAGGSFSPEKVPAAQIDVPVISVTSDGDTYLFPGGADTFADGDGPLRRHWHIAGSPHSDARSSVIPDNDEVLAAHRLPRVMDQAFVEGLNVLPIEAAITASMTALKRWVTEGIPAAPSAFFDSADGRFLNDGPTRAGGVRFGMVANPIADFHGAQATNPVIGAMTLHDRDEVLRRFPREQDYLDACDLVDDALEEQGYLDADGRRLLRAVERELWARVVDGQPALEVTPQEPIWG; translated from the coding sequence ATGACGTACACGATTTCCGCACCTATCGTCACAGGCCCGTTGCCGGTGACAGCCACCAGCTACCCCTTCTCCACGGCCGCCCGGTCGAGGCGCCCTTTGGATCTCTCCCGCTTCGGCTTCGTCGAGGAAGAATATCTCATCACCGGGGACGCCGGTGTCTACGAACGCCGCGACGACGCCGTCGAGCGCATCGACCTCGAACCCTACGTGACGCGGGTGTTGGTTCGTCGCCCGCAGGAACAACCGAGCGGCACCGTGTGGATGTCGGTGCTCAACGCCTCCCAGGGATACGACATTGAGGATGATTGGCGCAGGGCCTGGAACTACATCATCGGCCAGCGAGACACCTACGTGGCGGTAACCGCCAAGCCCATCCAGGCATCCGCACTGCGCCAGTTCGACGCCCTTCGCTACCGCGACCTGCGCTTTGGGTACCAGCCCCCGCTTCTCGACGCCGAACCCGGCTGGGACCCCTTCCAAACCCTTGCGGACTGCGAAGAGGGGCTCGCCTGGGACATTCTCGCCCAGACGGCGGTATGGGTACGTAGCGGAGGCGTGGGGCCGACGCCTGACCACGTGTTCCTCATGGGGCAATCCCAATCGGCGGTGTACACCAATACCTTCCTCACCTACTTTCATGACCTTCTGCGTGACGGCGAAGGCGCGCACCTTTTTGACGGCTACCTGCCCGGCGTCGGCGCCACCCTGGTTCGTTCCCTGCACCAGCGGGAGCAGCAGCGCAACCCGCTCGCTTTGGGGGACGCGGGTGGGTCGTTTAGCCCGGAGAAGGTTCCGGCCGCGCAGATCGATGTGCCGGTCATCTCCGTCACCTCGGACGGGGACACGTACCTTTTCCCGGGCGGTGCGGACACCTTCGCTGACGGCGACGGTCCGCTGCGCCGGCATTGGCACATCGCCGGCAGTCCTCACTCGGATGCTCGTTCTTCTGTCATTCCGGACAACGACGAGGTCCTGGCCGCGCACCGCCTGCCGCGGGTCATGGACCAGGCGTTCGTCGAGGGCTTGAACGTTCTTCCCATCGAGGCGGCCATCACCGCCTCGATGACCGCGCTCAAGCGGTGGGTCACCGAAGGCATCCCGGCCGCGCCCAGCGCATTCTTCGATTCGGCAGACGGCCGGTTCCTCAACGACGGGCCGACGAGGGCCGGTGGCGTGCGCTTCGGGATGGTGGCCAACCCCATCGCGGATTTTCACGGCGCGCAGGCAACAAACCCGGTCATCGGCGCCATGACGCTGCACGACCGCGATGAGGTGCTGCGCCGATTCCCGCGCGAGCAGGACTACCTCGACGCCTGCGATCTTGTCGATGACGCCCTTGAGGAGCAGGGCTACCTCGACGCCGACGGACGCCGCTTGCTCCGCGCCGTAGAGCGCGAGTTATGGGCCCGCGTAGTCGACGGGCAGCCGGCGCTGGAGGTGACTCCGCAGGAGCCGATCTGGGGCTGA
- a CDS encoding helix-turn-helix transcriptional regulator yields MKSTEVSSRLVAAMEDLDGFKDARDVARYVVAMFRDFVPGADALAVHVRIPGTHQFLCLGAMGFPQYPDTLLTTEDSAFGDLLGTRDVIQARNRCELVELVNMPDDGSESYKRHLHAHRLRADAAHRSLLIQPLTSKDAHVGCVWIESWTTSRPPTRSDLDHTALAARVAALAFRHCDHATVKSARGLMERRPFTDAEAAADDPAPSGSSVSAAPSSIVLSLREKQVLRLIASGLTNREIARDLRISENTVRTHRRSLMSKVEAHNSAELLTHARAARLLD; encoded by the coding sequence GTGAAATCCACGGAGGTGAGCAGCCGGCTCGTTGCCGCTATGGAAGATCTCGACGGTTTCAAGGACGCTCGCGACGTGGCACGCTACGTTGTCGCCATGTTCCGCGACTTTGTGCCTGGCGCCGATGCCCTCGCCGTTCACGTGCGGATTCCCGGAACGCATCAGTTTCTCTGCCTCGGGGCCATGGGTTTCCCGCAATATCCGGACACGCTGTTGACCACGGAGGACTCCGCTTTCGGGGATCTGCTGGGCACCAGGGACGTCATCCAGGCCCGAAACCGCTGTGAGTTGGTGGAGTTGGTGAACATGCCGGATGACGGCTCCGAATCCTATAAGCGCCACCTCCACGCCCACCGGCTGCGCGCCGACGCCGCCCACCGCAGCCTGCTCATTCAGCCCCTGACCTCGAAGGATGCTCACGTAGGATGCGTGTGGATCGAAAGCTGGACGACGTCTCGGCCGCCGACCCGCTCCGATCTCGATCACACCGCGCTGGCCGCCCGCGTCGCCGCCCTGGCGTTTCGCCACTGCGACCACGCGACGGTGAAAAGCGCTCGCGGGCTCATGGAACGCCGGCCGTTCACCGACGCCGAGGCCGCCGCTGATGACCCCGCCCCCAGCGGATCTAGCGTTTCTGCGGCGCCCTCCTCGATAGTCCTTAGCCTGCGGGAAAAGCAGGTGCTCAGGCTCATCGCCTCGGGATTGACTAACCGGGAGATTGCGCGGGACCTGCGGATTTCCGAGAACACCGTGCGCACGCACCGCCGTTCACTCATGAGCAAAGTGGAGGCTCACAATTCGGCTGAGCTGCTCACCCACGCCCGAGCGGCACGACTATTGGATTAG
- a CDS encoding MFS transporter: MATVHTATHVDDLPEDIRLAETKKAAKSGFFGALAEYYDFGLYGTASALIFPVVFFGGADNPQLATIASLGSFGVAYLARPLGAVVLGHLGDTWGRKNTLYLTLGLMGFATMVIGFLPSYEAIGPAAAIILLLMRLIQGFSAGGEQAGSNTLTSEWAPPARRGHFTAFTMHGLALGQLLALGAFIPFSGDDSFLFGIGWRIPYFIAIPIILYALWVRSKVSDPITTPTSPVEAPDGQAADRTDAKAPDTSLRNLFANHWRSVLRVICMGQYAITGTLLGNYALNYGTTQWGIEKNVLLALATGSMVFGLAVQPAWASLSDRIGRRPVYLTSMIALVLLFPVMFYALQTQNGWFIAVMFTIVGLVATGGNVVQASLYTELFPTEVRMAGYAVSTQIGNIIVGFTPMISAILVRPGAFGWVPVLAFTSAMMTLGIIACFTTKETRGSVIV; this comes from the coding sequence ATGGCCACCGTCCATACCGCGACACACGTCGACGACCTTCCCGAAGACATCCGCCTTGCCGAGACGAAAAAGGCCGCCAAGTCGGGCTTCTTCGGCGCCCTCGCCGAGTATTACGACTTCGGCCTTTACGGCACCGCGTCGGCCCTGATCTTCCCCGTCGTTTTCTTCGGCGGGGCCGATAACCCGCAGCTGGCAACCATCGCCTCCCTCGGGTCCTTCGGCGTCGCCTACCTGGCGCGTCCGCTGGGCGCCGTCGTCCTCGGTCACCTCGGCGATACGTGGGGGCGTAAGAACACCCTCTACCTCACGCTCGGGCTCATGGGATTCGCCACCATGGTCATCGGTTTCCTGCCCTCTTACGAGGCAATCGGCCCAGCTGCGGCCATCATTCTGCTGCTCATGCGGCTGATTCAGGGCTTCAGCGCCGGCGGCGAACAAGCCGGCTCCAATACGCTCACATCCGAGTGGGCTCCGCCGGCGCGACGCGGCCACTTCACCGCCTTCACGATGCACGGCTTGGCGCTCGGCCAGCTGCTTGCCCTCGGTGCGTTCATCCCCTTCTCCGGCGACGATTCCTTCCTCTTCGGCATCGGCTGGCGCATTCCCTACTTCATCGCGATCCCCATCATCCTCTACGCCCTGTGGGTGCGTTCCAAGGTCAGTGATCCCATCACCACGCCGACCAGCCCCGTCGAGGCCCCGGACGGGCAAGCCGCAGACCGAACTGATGCGAAGGCGCCGGATACGTCACTGCGCAACCTGTTCGCCAACCACTGGCGGTCTGTGCTGCGGGTCATCTGCATGGGCCAGTACGCCATCACCGGCACCCTGCTAGGCAATTACGCCCTCAACTACGGCACCACCCAGTGGGGGATTGAAAAGAACGTGTTGTTGGCGCTGGCCACCGGATCCATGGTGTTTGGCCTGGCAGTGCAGCCGGCGTGGGCGTCGCTGTCCGATCGCATCGGTCGGCGCCCCGTGTACCTGACCTCGATGATCGCGCTGGTCCTGCTCTTCCCGGTGATGTTCTACGCGTTGCAGACCCAAAACGGCTGGTTCATCGCCGTCATGTTCACCATCGTGGGCCTGGTGGCCACGGGCGGCAATGTGGTCCAAGCATCGCTGTATACGGAGCTGTTCCCCACCGAGGTGCGCATGGCGGGCTACGCCGTGAGTACGCAGATCGGCAACATCATCGTCGGGTTCACCCCCATGATCTCGGCTATCCTCGTGCGCCCGGGGGCCTTCGGGTGGGTCCCGGTGCTCGCCTTCACCTCGGCAATGATGACACTTGGCATCATCGCGTGTTTCACCACGAAGGAGACCCGCGGTTCCGTCATCGTCTAA